A window of the Deltaproteobacteria bacterium genome harbors these coding sequences:
- a CDS encoding tetratricopeptide repeat protein, with protein sequence MSKEKIIAQAEKFAKAGKFEKAIKELQKIAQEDTLDMRVRLKIADLYSKMRKNAEAIKQYMEVADFYCRENFHLKAIAVYKTVLKLNPMFVEINEKLGDLYHEMGLSEDAINQYYIIAGFYDSKGMVKEAMEIRKKIIEIDPSNTTGRIRLAELLQSSGQAEESLHEYEKAADLLRTKKDRDGLIEVYEKILYYRPKNVGMLIDLCKIYFEKKEFKKALTRIEGSLPEAKENLDILELWSEALLVEHQVEQARRKFRDFYQKALETKQAARAAKAYSRILAEFSDDEDYLKDLAQIQKESGVGHEKGKAKYREDFEATQMVDLNQFEKEMGSPRKKTEEKKDAAKPTSREFEETRMVNLEELEKLRSKTEGAKKAPKDDLEPTDKVNLKKLEEQLKK encoded by the coding sequence ATGTCGAAAGAAAAAATCATTGCCCAGGCAGAGAAATTTGCCAAGGCGGGAAAATTTGAAAAGGCTATCAAGGAGCTTCAAAAAATAGCTCAAGAAGACACGCTCGACATGAGGGTTCGGCTCAAAATTGCCGATCTTTATAGCAAGATGAGGAAGAATGCAGAGGCGATCAAGCAATACATGGAAGTCGCCGACTTTTACTGCCGTGAAAATTTTCACCTCAAGGCTATCGCTGTCTATAAAACAGTCTTGAAACTGAACCCGATGTTTGTCGAGATCAATGAGAAACTCGGAGATCTCTATCATGAAATGGGGCTCAGTGAGGATGCGATCAATCAATACTACATCATCGCTGGTTTTTACGACAGCAAGGGGATGGTCAAAGAGGCGATGGAGATTCGGAAGAAGATTATTGAGATTGACCCCTCCAATACGACGGGGCGGATCCGGCTCGCAGAACTGCTCCAATCTTCCGGTCAGGCGGAAGAATCCCTTCATGAATATGAAAAGGCCGCTGATCTGCTGCGTACCAAAAAGGATCGGGATGGACTGATTGAGGTCTACGAAAAGATCCTCTACTATCGCCCCAAAAATGTCGGGATGCTGATCGACCTCTGCAAGATTTATTTTGAAAAAAAAGAATTCAAGAAGGCCTTGACCCGTATCGAGGGATCTCTGCCTGAAGCGAAGGAAAATCTGGATATCCTCGAACTCTGGTCAGAGGCGCTTCTTGTGGAGCATCAAGTCGAGCAGGCGCGAAGGAAGTTCCGTGATTTTTATCAGAAGGCGTTGGAGACCAAGCAGGCGGCGCGCGCCGCCAAGGCCTACAGTCGGATCCTCGCCGAATTCTCCGATGATGAGGATTATCTCAAGGATCTTGCCCAGATTCAAAAGGAGAGCGGCGTCGGTCACGAAAAGGGGAAGGCAAAATACCGCGAGGATTTTGAGGCGACCCAGATGGTTGATCTGAATCAATTCGAAAAAGAAATGGGATCGCCGCGCAAGAAGACAGAAGAAAAAAAGGATGCCGCGAAACCGACAAGTCGTGAATTTGAGGAAACCCGAATGGTCAACCTCGAGGAACTCGAAAAATTAAGATCCAAAACTGAGGGTGCTAAGAAGGCGCCGAAAGATGACCTGGAGCCAACCGACAAGGTCAATCTCAAAAAGTTAGAGGAACAACTAAAAAAATAA
- the aroB gene encoding 3-dehydroquinate synthase: MKTLNVELGDRSYPIFIGRDELQPLLERIHGFAGGIPPVTITTPRVQRFCLSQLKKSGPRELFLKRIIVADGERNKTLKTVQTIYSKLLRLKADRRTTLILVGGGVLGDLAGYAAATYLRGVPYIQIPTTLIAQVDSSIGGKVGVDLPEGKNLVGTFYQPRMVGIDVSLLKTLPPREFLAGLGEVIKCGLVRDPQLFQLVFQREKSDLEETVFRAAQIKATIVSQDEKETKGLRRILNFGHTYGHALERLTGYRRYLHGEAVAIGMVLAAELSSKVGLCPQGLAQELKERIQSLGLPVKPPHFSKQKWLESIVVDKKSERGMIHFVFLEDVGKVVVKPIDPRELL, encoded by the coding sequence ATGAAAACACTTAACGTTGAGCTGGGCGACAGAAGCTACCCCATTTTTATTGGCCGTGATGAACTTCAACCCCTGCTGGAGAGGATTCATGGCTTCGCCGGAGGAATCCCCCCCGTTACGATTACCACCCCACGCGTTCAGCGTTTTTGTCTCTCTCAACTGAAAAAATCAGGCCCGCGCGAACTTTTCTTAAAAAGAATTATTGTTGCTGATGGAGAAAGAAATAAAACCCTGAAGACCGTCCAGACCATATACTCAAAACTCCTTCGCCTCAAGGCAGACCGTCGAACCACTCTCATTCTTGTGGGGGGCGGTGTTCTCGGTGACCTCGCCGGTTATGCCGCGGCAACCTATTTGCGTGGAGTTCCTTATATACAAATCCCGACGACCCTCATCGCTCAAGTGGACTCCTCTATAGGAGGGAAGGTGGGAGTAGACCTGCCCGAAGGCAAAAATCTGGTCGGGACATTTTATCAGCCTCGCATGGTGGGGATTGATGTGTCGTTGCTGAAAACGCTTCCCCCACGTGAATTTCTCGCAGGTCTTGGAGAGGTCATTAAATGTGGGTTGGTTCGAGACCCTCAGCTCTTCCAGCTCGTTTTTCAAAGAGAGAAATCAGATCTTGAAGAGACTGTCTTTCGAGCGGCCCAGATCAAGGCGACTATTGTCTCCCAAGACGAGAAGGAAACGAAAGGTCTCCGACGTATTCTCAACTTCGGCCACACCTATGGGCATGCGCTTGAACGACTGACCGGCTACCGCCGATATCTCCATGGCGAGGCGGTTGCCATCGGCATGGTTCTCGCTGCGGAGCTGTCCAGTAAAGTCGGCCTCTGCCCGCAGGGACTCGCTCAGGAGCTCAAGGAAAGAATTCAATCGCTCGGTCTTCCCGTCAAGCCTCCCCATTTTTCCAAACAAAAATGGCTCGAGTCCATTGTCGTTGACAAAAAGAGCGAGAGGGGGATGATCCACTTTGTTTTTCTGGAGGATGTGGGTAAAGTTGTTGTGAAACCGATTGATCCTCGGGAGCTTTTATGA
- a CDS encoding histidine--tRNA ligase, producing MSLHTLRGMNDLFPEEAALWTEVEQKAREFFSYYGYEEIRTPLLEELALFTRTLGGTTNIVEKEMYSFQDHGEKWVALRPEGTASVVRAYIESGRAAQDPIGRFFYMGPMFRHERPQKGRFRQFHQIGVEVFGIQSPLLDAEMIHMLDLYFKSLGLTHFEIELNSLGCPICRPPYHKAFYTFLSNNQSLLCEDCRRRMEKNPLRVLDCKEEGCQKLTEEAPSIQDHLCNECEKDFDTVLQSLGRLNSSYKINPRIVRGLDYYTKTTFEFTASELGAQNAVAGGGRYDGLVRLMGGPPLPGVGFAIGEERLIESLKLKRGVGLPVGKKAVFIAPIGEKAEQEAFQLAHRLRQERISAELDYNQSSLKSQMRRADKMRFQYVLILGDDELKKKVVILRNMTTQEQSEVPLAQIIQRLREIRP from the coding sequence ATGTCTCTTCACACACTGCGCGGAATGAATGACCTCTTTCCAGAGGAGGCAGCCCTCTGGACCGAGGTAGAGCAAAAGGCAAGAGAGTTCTTCTCTTATTATGGTTACGAAGAGATTCGAACTCCACTGCTGGAGGAGCTGGCACTTTTTACACGCACCCTCGGCGGGACCACCAACATCGTCGAAAAAGAGATGTACAGCTTCCAGGATCATGGGGAGAAATGGGTCGCGCTACGTCCGGAAGGGACCGCCTCGGTCGTTAGGGCCTATATTGAGAGCGGTCGGGCGGCCCAGGACCCGATCGGCCGTTTCTTCTATATGGGACCGATGTTTCGTCATGAGCGCCCGCAGAAGGGTCGATTTCGTCAATTCCATCAGATCGGTGTCGAGGTCTTCGGGATTCAAAGTCCCCTGCTCGACGCGGAAATGATCCATATGCTGGATCTTTATTTTAAGAGCCTGGGTCTCACTCATTTTGAAATTGAGTTAAATTCTTTGGGCTGTCCAATCTGTCGCCCCCCTTACCACAAGGCGTTTTACACGTTTCTTTCAAACAATCAGAGTCTGCTTTGTGAAGACTGCCGACGACGCATGGAGAAAAACCCGCTTCGGGTCCTCGACTGCAAGGAAGAGGGGTGTCAGAAGCTGACCGAAGAGGCGCCATCGATTCAAGATCATCTTTGCAATGAATGTGAAAAGGATTTTGATACCGTTTTACAATCACTCGGTCGTCTTAACAGTAGTTACAAAATCAATCCTCGAATCGTTCGAGGACTCGACTATTATACAAAGACGACATTTGAATTTACAGCCTCTGAACTCGGGGCCCAAAATGCTGTGGCCGGTGGAGGTCGCTACGATGGACTCGTCCGCTTGATGGGAGGACCCCCTCTGCCAGGGGTTGGGTTTGCGATTGGTGAGGAGCGATTGATCGAGAGCCTGAAGTTAAAGAGGGGTGTTGGGTTGCCGGTCGGGAAAAAGGCGGTTTTCATCGCCCCGATCGGGGAAAAGGCAGAACAAGAGGCCTTTCAGCTGGCCCATAGACTTCGGCAAGAGAGGATCTCTGCGGAGCTGGATTATAATCAGAGCAGTCTCAAATCCCAGATGCGACGGGCCGATAAGATGAGGTTTCAGTATGTCCTGATCTTGGGTGATGACGAATTAAAAAAGAAGGTGGTTATTCTGAGGAATATGACAACGCAGGAACAATCGGAAGTACCGCTGGCGCAGATAATTCAGAGACTACGAGAGATCAGGCCCTAA
- the aroQ gene encoding type II 3-dehydroquinate dehydratase has product MKILIIHGPNLNLLGKRETSIYGKISLEEINRSLEKFAASEKVQLEFFQSNHEGEIVDKLQRANGHYAAIVMNPAAFTHTSVALRDAIAGIETPVVEVHLSNIHAREEFRKESYVSPVAQGVIFGFGEESYLLGLRGAIALARRGKKKK; this is encoded by the coding sequence ATGAAGATTCTGATTATTCATGGCCCGAATTTGAATCTCTTGGGGAAAAGGGAGACCTCGATTTACGGAAAAATTTCTCTGGAAGAGATCAATCGTTCCCTGGAGAAATTTGCTGCTTCAGAAAAAGTTCAATTGGAATTCTTCCAGTCCAATCATGAAGGGGAGATTGTCGATAAACTCCAGAGGGCGAACGGGCACTATGCTGCTATTGTCATGAATCCGGCTGCCTTTACCCACACCAGTGTTGCCCTCCGGGATGCGATTGCCGGCATTGAAACACCTGTTGTTGAAGTCCATCTCTCGAATATCCATGCCCGTGAAGAGTTTCGGAAAGAATCCTATGTCTCGCCGGTTGCCCAAGGGGTTATTTTTGGTTTTGGAGAGGAAAGCTATCTCCTGGGGCTTCGAGGGGCGATTGCCCTCGCCAGGAGAGGGAAAAAGAAGAAATAA
- the aspS gene encoding aspartate--tRNA ligase, translating into MKRTHHCGELKRINAGQEVVLMGWVSTRRDHGGLVFVDLRDREGITQIVFNPQIDPKTHKLSQELRSEWVLAIKGKVEPRPKGMENTKLATGEIEVKVTDFEILNRSKTPPFEIQDEIDTSEDLRLKYRYLDLRRKPLKKNMILRHQILQAARNYLSESGFLEIETPFLTKSTPEGARDYLVPARLYPGKFYALPQSPQLFKQLLMVSGFERYFQIVRCFRDEDLRADRQPEFTQIDIETSFLTRDDFLPMMEGLVQKLWQVAGVSVKTPFPRMSYAEAISRYGLDAPDTRFELELIDVSEVFQKTSFKVFGEALKNGGIVKAIRVPKGADLSRKDLDEMTEFVKIYGAKGLAWIKILENEWQSPIAKFFTEEEKKNLTSRCGLVTGDLILFGADQSKIVNDSLGNLREQLGKKLGLIDESKWNFLWVVDFPMFEFDATEKRFVAVHHPFTSPKKEDIALLESSPEKCRAEAYDIVLNGHEIGGGSIRIHDQEVQQKVFDLLKITREEAQDRFGFLLEALSYGAPPHGGIAFGLDRIVMLLAGAESIRDVIAFPKTQKGTDLLVDAPSTVREQQLKELGLSVRKS; encoded by the coding sequence ATGAAACGGACTCATCATTGTGGCGAATTGAAACGTATCAATGCCGGCCAAGAGGTTGTCCTCATGGGTTGGGTCTCCACCCGTCGCGACCATGGTGGGCTTGTTTTTGTGGATCTTCGTGACAGAGAGGGAATCACACAAATTGTCTTTAACCCCCAGATCGATCCAAAAACCCATAAGCTGAGTCAGGAACTCCGCAGTGAATGGGTTCTCGCGATCAAAGGAAAGGTAGAGCCAAGACCGAAGGGAATGGAAAATACAAAGCTCGCGACCGGTGAGATCGAGGTCAAGGTCACAGATTTCGAGATCCTGAATCGATCCAAGACGCCCCCCTTCGAAATCCAGGATGAGATCGATACGAGCGAGGATCTTCGTCTGAAGTATCGCTATCTCGATCTCCGAAGAAAGCCACTCAAGAAAAATATGATTCTGAGACATCAGATTCTCCAGGCAGCCCGCAACTATCTTTCGGAATCAGGCTTTCTGGAGATCGAGACACCGTTTCTGACAAAAAGTACGCCGGAAGGGGCGCGCGACTACCTTGTCCCTGCGAGACTTTATCCCGGAAAATTCTATGCCCTCCCTCAATCTCCGCAGCTCTTCAAGCAACTCCTCATGGTCTCCGGTTTTGAGCGGTATTTTCAGATCGTTCGTTGCTTCCGTGATGAGGATCTGCGAGCCGATCGACAGCCGGAGTTTACGCAGATCGATATCGAGACCAGTTTTCTGACACGCGATGATTTTCTCCCGATGATGGAAGGGCTTGTTCAAAAACTCTGGCAGGTCGCCGGAGTTTCGGTCAAAACTCCATTCCCTCGCATGAGTTATGCGGAGGCGATCTCCCGTTATGGGCTTGATGCCCCGGACACCCGATTCGAACTCGAATTGATCGATGTCTCCGAAGTTTTTCAAAAGACCTCGTTCAAGGTCTTTGGAGAAGCCTTGAAAAACGGGGGGATCGTGAAGGCGATCCGAGTCCCGAAAGGAGCCGATCTCTCGCGTAAAGATCTGGATGAGATGACCGAGTTCGTGAAGATCTACGGAGCCAAGGGGCTCGCTTGGATCAAGATTTTAGAAAATGAATGGCAGTCGCCGATCGCGAAATTTTTTACTGAAGAAGAAAAAAAGAATCTGACGAGTCGCTGTGGTTTAGTGACCGGCGATTTGATCCTTTTCGGAGCGGACCAATCCAAAATCGTCAACGACTCACTCGGGAATCTTCGAGAACAGTTGGGGAAGAAGCTTGGACTTATTGATGAATCGAAATGGAACTTCCTCTGGGTCGTTGATTTTCCGATGTTTGAGTTTGATGCAACGGAAAAGCGGTTTGTGGCGGTTCACCACCCTTTCACCTCGCCGAAAAAAGAAGATATCGCGTTGCTTGAAAGCTCGCCTGAAAAATGCCGGGCGGAGGCGTATGACATTGTCCTCAACGGTCACGAGATTGGCGGCGGATCGATCCGGATCCACGATCAGGAGGTTCAACAAAAGGTTTTTGATCTCCTGAAGATTACGCGTGAAGAGGCGCAAGACCGATTTGGATTCCTCCTCGAGGCGCTCTCCTACGGGGCGCCACCCCATGGTGGGATCGCCTTCGGGCTTGATCGGATCGTGATGTTACTCGCCGGCGCCGAGTCGATTCGTGACGTGATTGCATTCCCAAAAACTCAAAAAGGAACCGACCTCCTGGTCGATGCCCCTTCGACTGTCCGTGAACAGCAGTTGAAGGAGTTGGGGTTGAGCGTGAGGAAAAGTTAA
- a CDS encoding aldo/keto reductase, translating into MQYRELGRTGLKISEIGFGTWGMGGTWWGGAMDKQSLESLNLSLDQGVNFFDTAYVYGDGHSEELIGRVVHERKIRDKVYIATKVPPKNWQWPAEAGSDADEIFPGNWIRKCTERSLKKLKTDYVDLQQLHVWASGWLGKGDWLEELQKLKKEGKIRWIGVSINDHQPDTALELVKSGTIDTVQVIYNIFDQAPEENLLPLCREYRVGVIVRVPLDEGGLSGKLTPQTKFVEGDWRGNYFRGDRLQETCDRIEKLKPLLGDEAKTVSDLALKFCLSHPAVSTVIPGMRRPEHLRTNVAASNGKPLSVKLLQEIKKHAWQRNFYL; encoded by the coding sequence ATGCAATATCGCGAATTAGGCCGTACCGGCCTGAAGATTTCTGAGATCGGTTTTGGGACATGGGGAATGGGTGGGACCTGGTGGGGAGGGGCGATGGATAAACAATCGCTCGAGTCCCTGAATCTCTCCTTGGATCAAGGGGTTAATTTTTTTGATACCGCCTATGTCTATGGCGATGGACATAGTGAAGAGCTGATTGGTCGAGTCGTTCACGAGAGGAAGATCCGGGATAAGGTCTATATCGCGACAAAGGTCCCTCCCAAAAACTGGCAGTGGCCGGCAGAGGCTGGCAGTGATGCCGATGAAATTTTTCCGGGGAACTGGATTCGAAAATGTACCGAGAGGAGTCTCAAAAAACTAAAGACCGATTATGTCGACCTCCAACAACTCCATGTCTGGGCCTCGGGCTGGCTTGGCAAAGGAGATTGGTTAGAAGAGCTCCAGAAGTTGAAAAAGGAAGGGAAGATCCGCTGGATCGGAGTTTCGATTAACGACCATCAGCCCGACACGGCCCTCGAGCTCGTAAAGTCGGGAACCATTGATACCGTCCAGGTCATCTACAATATTTTCGATCAAGCACCCGAGGAGAATCTTCTCCCTCTCTGTCGTGAATACCGGGTCGGTGTCATTGTAAGGGTTCCTCTGGATGAAGGAGGGTTGTCTGGGAAGCTCACGCCCCAGACAAAGTTTGTCGAGGGAGACTGGCGCGGAAACTATTTCCGAGGGGATCGACTTCAGGAGACCTGTGACCGGATTGAAAAACTAAAACCACTTCTTGGAGATGAGGCGAAGACGGTTTCGGATCTTGCCCTCAAATTTTGTCTCTCTCACCCTGCCGTTTCTACAGTAATTCCCGGCATGCGTCGCCCCGAGCATCTGCGTACGAATGTCGCTGCCTCCAATGGGAAACCGCTGTCAGTGAAGTTGTTGCAGGAGATTAAGAAGCATGCGTGGCAGAGGAATTTTTATTTGTAA
- a CDS encoding DUF971 domain-containing protein, with product MVPKSISLSQEPKGLIIEWDDGHKGTLSFTLLRQSCPCALCKGEKMPLDPDPLKLPSFPNLPSSAFEAKEMFKVGNYAIGFRWGDGHDTGIYTFEYLRRLSPE from the coding sequence GTGGTTCCCAAATCAATTAGCTTAAGTCAAGAACCGAAAGGTCTCATCATCGAATGGGACGATGGTCATAAGGGGACGTTGTCCTTTACCCTGCTCCGACAATCCTGTCCCTGCGCCCTCTGCAAGGGAGAAAAGATGCCGCTCGATCCGGATCCCTTGAAGTTACCGAGCTTCCCGAACCTCCCCTCTTCCGCCTTTGAGGCGAAGGAGATGTTCAAGGTCGGTAACTACGCGATCGGTTTTCGTTGGGGTGACGGACATGACACCGGGATTTATACGTTTGAGTATCTGCGGCGTCTTTCCCCAGAATAA
- a CDS encoding shikimate kinase, translating into MKPTRIILTGFMGTGKTVVGKALAEFLEYEFLDTDQMIEEETGKKIREIFEKEGEPAFRQTEKKMIRKALARDTVVIATGGGAVIDPENLEFMKQKGILIALTTSPEEIYERLKKLEDRPLLKGEDRMEKIKKLLSRRSPYYQQADQIIDCKGKGIREIVEIILKRLNENT; encoded by the coding sequence ATGAAACCAACAAGAATTATTCTGACCGGATTTATGGGGACTGGGAAAACAGTCGTTGGCAAGGCGTTGGCCGAATTTCTGGAATATGAATTTCTGGATACGGATCAGATGATCGAGGAAGAAACGGGCAAAAAAATCCGTGAAATTTTTGAAAAAGAGGGGGAGCCGGCTTTCCGTCAGACGGAAAAGAAGATGATCCGAAAGGCACTGGCGCGAGACACTGTGGTTATTGCGACAGGGGGAGGGGCTGTTATCGATCCTGAAAATCTTGAGTTTATGAAGCAAAAAGGGATCCTGATTGCGCTGACCACTTCTCCTGAAGAGATCTACGAAAGACTTAAAAAGTTGGAGGATCGTCCCCTCTTAAAAGGAGAAGACAGGATGGAAAAGATCAAAAAACTCCTCTCTCGACGCTCGCCTTACTATCAACAGGCCGATCAGATCATTGATTGCAAAGGGAAGGGGATTCGTGAAATTGTTGAAATCATCCTGAAACGACTGAATGAAAACACTTAA
- a CDS encoding class I SAM-dependent methyltransferase, with translation MANNEKLTSAEMTAYWRSRYPELSGDRWSALLVSKEGIKLANRFKTEVYPLIEHHLALRHRFFFNRAAALLRSGHYDSCISIGSGLSLLVPYLTEVAPKLCYYDADLSEVLEMRETRLKKVKEKFKNETWGAIQSRTIDLEKAATKKKKLKSVFPEATSPIFILEGVFFYLTSACLEWFFRELETYGTSAVIFDYWPKYSEAKSEVTRKMVTFLNTSIREKIQRFQSADEFKKLAGSKRIQEDSEIRDIESEFVKTPLLTEINEIVPARYVVVV, from the coding sequence ATGGCAAACAATGAAAAACTCACATCAGCCGAAATGACCGCCTATTGGCGTTCCCGATATCCGGAACTCAGTGGAGATCGATGGAGTGCCCTTCTGGTTTCAAAGGAAGGGATTAAGTTGGCCAACCGATTTAAAACGGAAGTCTATCCACTCATCGAGCACCACTTAGCCCTGAGACATCGTTTCTTCTTCAATCGCGCTGCAGCTCTCTTAAGATCCGGTCATTATGATAGCTGCATCTCGATCGGCTCAGGGCTTTCGCTCCTGGTCCCTTATTTGACAGAAGTGGCCCCCAAACTTTGTTACTATGACGCTGATCTTTCGGAAGTTCTGGAGATGCGCGAGACCCGTCTTAAAAAGGTGAAGGAGAAATTTAAAAATGAAACTTGGGGAGCTATCCAATCAAGGACAATTGATTTGGAGAAGGCGGCTACCAAAAAGAAAAAATTAAAAAGTGTTTTCCCGGAGGCGACCTCGCCGATCTTTATCCTTGAGGGGGTCTTTTTCTATTTAACATCGGCCTGTCTCGAGTGGTTTTTTAGGGAACTTGAAACTTATGGAACCTCCGCCGTTATTTTTGACTACTGGCCAAAATATTCAGAGGCAAAAAGCGAGGTAACACGAAAGATGGTTACATTTCTCAACACCTCTATTCGAGAAAAGATCCAGAGGTTTCAGAGTGCCGATGAATTTAAAAAGCTAGCTGGGTCGAAGAGGATTCAGGAAGACAGCGAGATCCGTGATATTGAGTCTGAGTTTGTGAAAACTCCCCTCCTGACGGAGATCAATGAGATCGTGCCTGCACGGTATGTTGTTGTTGTTTAA
- a CDS encoding DUF4258 domain-containing protein yields MALDIQIIHRLAAGDHIALKRHMVLRMYQREIMSDEIKEALISSSIVEEYQADKPLPSALVLGYTSKERPLHVVVAVEEHGELVWAITAYEPAEDEWEKGFLKRRKK; encoded by the coding sequence TTGGCATTGGATATTCAAATTATTCACAGACTTGCGGCCGGTGACCATATCGCTCTCAAGCGTCATATGGTGTTGAGGATGTATCAGCGCGAAATCATGTCAGACGAGATCAAGGAGGCACTTATTTCCTCTTCTATCGTGGAGGAATACCAAGCAGACAAACCGCTTCCGAGTGCCTTGGTTTTAGGGTACACTTCCAAAGAAAGGCCGCTTCATGTTGTCGTAGCGGTGGAAGAGCATGGAGAACTTGTTTGGGCCATTACCGCTTATGAACCAGCTGAGGATGAATGGGAGAAGGGGTTTCTTAAAAGGAGAAAAAAATGA
- a CDS encoding type II toxin-antitoxin system MqsA family antitoxin, which translates to MICPLCKGAMTKGSTNLPYELGKGEMIVIQDVPAFVCKQCGESFLEIQVTQVVEKLVSTAKQDGMTLGFIRYQRAA; encoded by the coding sequence ATGATTTGCCCTCTATGTAAAGGAGCCATGACCAAAGGGAGTACAAACCTTCCCTATGAGTTGGGTAAAGGGGAAATGATTGTTATCCAGGATGTTCCGGCTTTTGTTTGCAAACAGTGCGGGGAATCCTTCCTTGAGATTCAAGTGACTCAAGTCGTTGAAAAACTGGTTTCAACGGCCAAGCAGGACGGCATGACACTCGGATTTATTCGGTACCAGCGGGCCGCCTAG
- a CDS encoding endonuclease domain-containing protein, with product MLPYNRHLKVPSQKLRKEMTEAERKLWFCIREKQILGVQFYRQKPIANFIVDFFAPKAKLVIEVDGGQHREEHQRVVDQERDGQCFELGLEVLRLDNEQVLKETDVVLERIEKVVAERIKSPLKL from the coding sequence TTGCTGCCGTACAACAGACACCTGAAAGTGCCATCTCAAAAACTTCGTAAAGAAATGACTGAAGCGGAGAGGAAGCTTTGGTTTTGCATACGTGAAAAACAGATTTTGGGTGTTCAATTCTATCGGCAAAAACCAATAGCCAATTTCATTGTCGACTTCTTCGCGCCAAAGGCAAAGTTAGTGATTGAAGTGGATGGGGGACAACATCGGGAAGAACATCAACGTGTTGTGGATCAAGAGAGAGATGGGCAGTGTTTCGAGCTGGGACTCGAGGTGCTTCGGTTGGACAACGAGCAAGTGCTTAAAGAAACTGATGTGGTTTTGGAGAGGATTGAGAAAGTTGTGGCTGAAAGAATAAAATCCCCCCTCAAATTGTAG